One genomic segment of Amycolatopsis granulosa includes these proteins:
- the glyA gene encoding serine hydroxymethyltransferase → MGTHDLPLSEVDPEVHAAVTSELDRQRHTLELIASENFAPVAVMQAQGSVLTNKYAEGYPGRRYYGGCEHVDTVERLAIDRVKQLFGSRFANVQPHSGAQANAAAMFAMLEPGDTVLGLDLAHGGHLTHGMRANFSGRLYRVVAYHVRDTDFRLDLAEVERLAAEHRPKLIVAGWSAYPLHLDFAAFRRIADDVGARLMVDMAHFAGLVAAGLHPSPVPHADVVTTTTHKTLGGPRGGVILTDDAALAKRIDSAVFPGQQGGPLEHVIAAKAVAFRLAGTEEFRDRQRRTLEGARLIARRLLADDVRQAGISVLTGGTQVHLVVVDLRHSALDGRQAEDRLHAAGITVNRNAVPFDPRPPMVSSGVRIGTPALATRGFGAPEFAEVADVIATALVTSAPEDVLPGLRARVAALAAKFPLYPEM, encoded by the coding sequence ATGGGCACACACGACCTCCCGCTGTCCGAAGTGGACCCCGAGGTGCACGCCGCGGTGACGTCCGAGCTCGACCGTCAGCGGCACACCCTCGAGCTGATCGCGAGCGAGAACTTCGCGCCGGTGGCGGTGATGCAGGCGCAGGGCTCGGTCCTGACCAACAAGTACGCCGAGGGTTATCCCGGCCGTCGCTACTACGGCGGCTGCGAGCACGTCGACACCGTGGAACGCCTGGCCATCGACCGGGTGAAGCAACTGTTCGGATCCCGTTTCGCCAACGTCCAGCCGCATTCCGGGGCACAGGCCAACGCGGCGGCCATGTTCGCGATGCTCGAACCCGGTGACACCGTGCTCGGCCTCGACCTGGCGCACGGCGGGCACCTGACGCACGGGATGCGGGCGAACTTCAGCGGCCGGCTCTACCGGGTCGTGGCCTACCACGTTCGCGACACCGATTTCCGGCTGGACCTGGCCGAGGTCGAGCGGCTGGCGGCCGAGCACCGCCCGAAGCTCATCGTGGCCGGCTGGTCGGCCTACCCGCTGCACCTGGACTTCGCCGCGTTCCGCCGCATCGCCGACGACGTCGGCGCCCGCCTGATGGTGGACATGGCGCACTTCGCCGGGCTCGTGGCGGCCGGCCTGCACCCCAGCCCGGTGCCGCACGCCGACGTCGTCACCACCACGACCCACAAGACCCTCGGCGGCCCGCGCGGCGGCGTGATCCTCACCGACGACGCGGCGCTGGCCAAACGCATCGACTCGGCGGTCTTCCCGGGGCAGCAGGGCGGTCCGCTCGAGCACGTGATCGCGGCGAAGGCGGTGGCGTTCAGACTGGCCGGGACCGAAGAGTTCCGCGACCGGCAGCGCCGCACCCTCGAGGGTGCCCGCCTCATCGCCCGCCGGCTGCTCGCCGACGACGTCCGGCAGGCCGGGATCTCGGTCCTCACCGGCGGCACACAGGTCCACCTCGTGGTGGTGGACCTGCGGCACTCGGCGCTCGACGGGCGCCAGGCCGAGGACCGGCTGCACGCGGCCGGCATCACCGTGAACCGCAACGCGGTGCCCTTCGACCCGCGTCCGCCGATGGTGTCGTCGGGAGTGCGGATCGGCACGCCCGCGCTCGCCACGCGCGGCTTCGGCGCGCCGGAGTTCGCCGAGGTCGCCGACGTCATCGCGACGGCGCTCGTCACGTCCGCGCCGGAGGATGTGCTGCCCGGGTTGCGTGCCCGGGTGGCGGCGCTGGCGGCGAAGTTCCCGCTCTACCCGGAGATGTGA
- the gcvH gene encoding glycine cleavage system protein GcvH, producing MPVSVPAELKYTAEHEWLDLDGDTATVGITAFAADALGDVVYLDLPAAGSTVTAGRPCGEIESTKSVSELYAPVDGEVVEVNAKVTADPGLLNTDPFGEGWLFRMKVTAVGDLLDAAAYLARTGGA from the coding sequence ATGCCCGTGTCCGTTCCGGCCGAGCTGAAGTACACCGCCGAGCACGAGTGGCTCGACCTCGACGGGGACACCGCCACCGTCGGGATCACCGCGTTCGCCGCGGACGCCCTCGGCGACGTGGTGTACCTGGATCTCCCCGCCGCCGGCAGCACCGTCACGGCGGGCCGTCCGTGCGGTGAGATCGAGAGCACCAAATCGGTCAGCGAGCTCTACGCGCCGGTGGACGGCGAGGTCGTCGAGGTCAACGCGAAGGTCACCGCCGACCCCGGTCTGCTCAACACCGACCCGTTCGGCGAGGGCTGGCTGTTCCGGATGAAGGTCACCGCGGTGGGCGACCTGCTCGATGCGGCCGCCTACCTGGCGCGCACCGGCGGTGCCTGA
- a CDS encoding MFS transporter: protein MDSTAATTQAVVAPRTWRKAGFRIIPLVGLAYVASYIDRANVGYIAAPMSRDLHLTSGQIGLAAGLFFIGYILVEVPSNMMLRRFGARKWIARIMITWGLVTAATAAVNSAATLFLARLLLGLAEAGLAAGILLYLTLWFPRRHRSWALSAFFLMTPVSSVIGSPLAAALLEWGQNLFGIAGWRSLFLVEGVLTIVVSILIFAFLPDRPGKARWLDDREKAAIEATLAAEADEHRARGALTGLRQALTSGRVWLMAVTWFAIAFGLYPLQFFLPTMIRSITHSIGKSGDVSSVLLSAIPYAVAVLALLLWARFAARRTAVTATAVPMTVGVAGLLLATFTSSGTLFVVAVCVSVAGIMTAMPQFWRIPAIGLTGAAAASGIALINSVSNVSGFVGPYFTGAIASATGSFTWALLAIAIIMTAGLAVLLSVGRRMERLDGSLS from the coding sequence ATGGACTCCACCGCCGCTACCACCCAGGCCGTCGTCGCGCCACGCACGTGGCGCAAGGCCGGCTTCCGGATCATCCCGCTGGTCGGCCTGGCCTACGTGGCGAGCTACATCGACCGCGCCAACGTCGGCTACATCGCCGCGCCCATGTCCCGGGACCTGCACCTGACGAGCGGCCAGATCGGCCTCGCCGCGGGTCTGTTCTTCATCGGCTACATCCTCGTGGAAGTGCCGAGCAACATGATGCTCAGGCGGTTCGGCGCGCGGAAGTGGATCGCCCGCATCATGATCACCTGGGGTCTGGTCACGGCGGCGACCGCGGCGGTGAACTCGGCGGCGACGTTGTTCCTCGCGCGGTTGCTGCTCGGGCTCGCCGAAGCCGGCCTGGCCGCCGGGATCCTGCTCTACCTGACGTTGTGGTTCCCGCGCCGCCATCGCTCCTGGGCGTTGTCCGCCTTCTTCCTGATGACCCCGGTGTCCTCGGTCATCGGCTCCCCGCTGGCCGCCGCGCTGCTGGAGTGGGGTCAGAACCTGTTCGGCATCGCGGGCTGGCGGTCGCTGTTCCTCGTCGAGGGCGTCCTGACGATCGTGGTCAGCATCCTGATTTTCGCCTTCCTGCCGGACCGCCCGGGGAAAGCGCGCTGGCTCGACGACCGGGAGAAGGCCGCCATCGAGGCCACGCTGGCCGCCGAAGCCGACGAGCACCGCGCCCGCGGGGCGCTCACCGGGCTGCGCCAGGCGCTGACCAGCGGCCGGGTCTGGCTGATGGCCGTGACGTGGTTCGCGATCGCGTTCGGCCTGTACCCGCTGCAGTTCTTCCTGCCCACGATGATCCGGTCCATCACGCACAGCATCGGCAAGTCCGGTGACGTCAGCAGTGTGCTGCTGTCCGCCATCCCGTACGCGGTGGCCGTGCTCGCCCTGCTTCTCTGGGCCCGCTTCGCCGCCCGCCGCACGGCGGTCACCGCGACGGCCGTCCCGATGACCGTCGGGGTGGCCGGGCTGCTGCTGGCCACCTTCACCAGCAGCGGCACCCTGTTCGTGGTCGCGGTCTGCGTGAGCGTCGCCGGGATCATGACCGCGATGCCGCAGTTCTGGCGGATCCCGGCGATCGGCCTGACCGGCGCGGCGGCCGCGTCCGGGATCGCGCTGATCAACTCGGTCAGCAACGTCAGCGGGTTCGTCGGCCCCTACTTCACCGGGGCCATCGCGTCCGCGACCGGCAGCTTCACCTGGGCGTTGCTGGCCATCGCGATCATCATGACGGCCGGGCTGGCCGTCCTGCTCAGCGTGGGCCGCCGGATGGAACGGCTGGACGGGAGCCTGTCGTGA
- a CDS encoding isochorismatase family protein, which yields MSTALIIGDIQRGITDGYPFARQVVPPLTELLPRARAAGVLVVFVHFGFRANGADVPPDNAMFRTFFEAGDAFHEGSDGTQIALPVSGEDVVVLKRRASAFAGTDLDLVLRARGVRTLAVAGVATSAMVAATCYDAADRGYGVTVLRDGCADGDPAMHDFFMDAVFPSRGFGVVPCAGWTPGRDA from the coding sequence GTGAGCACCGCACTGATCATCGGCGACATCCAGCGGGGCATCACCGACGGCTACCCGTTCGCCAGGCAGGTCGTGCCCCCGCTGACCGAACTGCTCCCCCGCGCCCGCGCGGCCGGTGTCCTCGTGGTGTTCGTCCACTTCGGATTCCGCGCCAACGGGGCGGACGTGCCGCCGGACAACGCGATGTTCCGGACGTTCTTCGAGGCCGGGGACGCCTTCCACGAGGGTTCGGACGGCACGCAGATCGCGCTGCCGGTGTCCGGCGAGGACGTGGTCGTGCTCAAACGCCGCGCCAGCGCCTTCGCCGGCACCGACCTCGACCTCGTGCTGCGCGCCCGCGGTGTCCGCACGCTCGCGGTCGCCGGGGTCGCCACGAGCGCGATGGTGGCCGCGACCTGCTACGACGCCGCCGACCGGGGCTACGGGGTGACCGTGCTGCGGGACGGGTGCGCCGACGGGGACCCGGCGATGCACGACTTCTTCATGGACGCCGTCTTCCCCAGCCGGGGATTCGGCGTGGTGCCCTGCGCGGGCTGGACCCCGGGACGGGACGCGTGA
- a CDS encoding L-serine ammonia-lyase — MALSAFDLYTRGIGPSSSHTVGPMRAAKRFADGLTGEGLLPELVRVELFGSLGATGHGHGSEKAVLLGLLGEDPATVDTRTAEARAARVRERGAVTLNGVHDAGVEVVLHRRKSLPVHPNGMTFTARGAGGEVLRERTYYSVGGGFVVDEHAAGADRIVADTTPVRYPFATAADLLRICAERGLRISDVMLANELAWRTERQVRDGLLHIWRVMAGCVRAGCHGEGVLPGGLRVPRRAPGLFRELTSGQGARDPLDVMDWVTLFALAVNEENAAGGRVVTAPTNGAAGIIPAVLHYYTRFVAGAGDDGIVRFLLTAAAVGILVKQNASISGAEVGCQGEVGSACAMAAAGLCEVLGGSPRQVENAAEIGIEHNLGLTCDPVGGLVQIPCIERNAIASVKAISAARIALRGTGSHVVSLDKAIKTMRDTGRDMHVKYKETARGGLAVNVIEC; from the coding sequence GTGGCACTGAGTGCGTTCGACCTCTACACCCGCGGAATCGGCCCGTCGTCCTCGCACACGGTGGGACCGATGCGGGCGGCCAAGCGGTTCGCGGACGGTCTGACGGGGGAGGGGCTGCTGCCCGAGCTGGTGCGGGTGGAACTGTTCGGGTCGCTGGGGGCGACCGGGCACGGCCACGGGTCGGAGAAAGCGGTCCTGCTCGGTCTGCTGGGCGAAGATCCCGCCACCGTGGACACGCGCACCGCGGAAGCCCGGGCCGCGCGTGTGCGGGAGCGGGGCGCCGTGACGCTCAACGGGGTGCACGACGCCGGTGTCGAGGTGGTGCTGCACCGCCGGAAGTCCCTGCCCGTCCACCCCAACGGCATGACGTTCACCGCCCGCGGAGCCGGCGGCGAGGTCCTGCGGGAGCGCACCTACTACTCGGTGGGCGGCGGTTTCGTGGTGGACGAGCACGCGGCCGGGGCGGATCGCATCGTGGCCGACACCACGCCCGTGCGGTACCCGTTCGCCACGGCCGCCGACCTGCTCCGGATCTGCGCCGAGCGCGGGCTGCGGATCAGCGACGTCATGCTCGCCAACGAACTGGCGTGGCGGACCGAACGCCAGGTGCGGGACGGGCTGCTGCACATCTGGCGTGTCATGGCCGGCTGTGTGCGGGCGGGCTGTCATGGGGAAGGGGTGCTGCCGGGAGGTCTGCGGGTGCCGCGCCGGGCGCCCGGACTGTTCCGCGAACTCACCTCCGGGCAGGGCGCGCGGGATCCGCTGGACGTGATGGACTGGGTCACCCTGTTCGCCCTCGCCGTCAACGAGGAGAACGCCGCGGGCGGCCGCGTCGTCACCGCGCCGACGAACGGTGCGGCGGGCATCATCCCCGCGGTCCTGCACTACTACACGCGTTTCGTGGCGGGCGCCGGCGACGACGGCATCGTGCGGTTCCTGCTCACCGCGGCGGCGGTCGGCATCCTGGTCAAGCAGAACGCGTCGATCTCCGGCGCGGAGGTCGGCTGCCAGGGCGAGGTCGGATCCGCGTGCGCGATGGCCGCGGCGGGCCTGTGCGAAGTCCTCGGCGGCAGCCCCCGGCAGGTGGAGAACGCGGCCGAGATCGGCATCGAGCACAACCTGGGCCTCACCTGCGATCCGGTGGGTGGTCTCGTGCAGATCCCGTGCATCGAGCGCAACGCGATCGCCTCGGTGAAGGCGATCAGCGCCGCCCGGATCGCGCTGCGCGGCACCGGCAGCCACGTGGTGAGCCTGGACAAGGCGATCAAGACCATGCGCGACACCGGGCGCGACATGCACGTCAAGTACAAGGAAACCGCGCGCGGCGGACTGGCGGTGAACGTGATCGAGTGCTGA
- a CDS encoding hydantoinase/oxoprolinase family protein produces the protein MASRPDPRPAGWRVGADIGGTFTDVIALGPAGDVVPMKVPSTPPDYGAGVVSATTGVLAAAGAQPEAVTAMLHGTTVATNAILEMTGVRTAVVTTRGFRDVLELGRLRRPVLYDLSWSKPVPLARRRHRYELDQRITADGRLDPPADDDEVRALAARLRAAEIRAVAVCLINSYVRPDEERRVAELLRAELPGVYVTASVDVSPQPHEFERTSTATVNAYVGPAVHGYLTRLEAGLRAAEVTAPLLVMQSSGGLLDAASVAQRPVQIIESGPAAGVTAVQKLAQLIGLSTVVAFDMGGTTAKASLIEDGEPFVSADYEVGGGMNVARGLSSGAGYPVRAPSIDIAEVGSGGGSIISVDPAGALHVGPASAGSRPGPACYGQGGELPTLTDANVTLGYLSPHALAGGRVPVHPDLAVKALSPVAEQLGDDVAGTARGAYQVAVSSMTTAVKAVTSERGRDPREATMVAFGGAGPLYAAALARELGISTVIVPVYPGLFSSLGLLVADTERHELTPYRDEFAQTSALAAEFGRLAAKVTDELGPDAVVDRLLDMRYRGQRFELRIRVPDGDLTGDLLAEVRSRFHAEHKRTYGRAGTDELVELVNLRVRGRVPTPVSIADVLSLPAAADREPTTRDCRFAETVPTPVVGRSALGTEPVAGPMVIEDMDATTLVPPGARVHRDRFNNIVITWSAA, from the coding sequence GTGGCTTCCCGTCCCGATCCCCGACCGGCCGGCTGGCGAGTCGGCGCCGACATCGGCGGCACCTTCACCGACGTCATCGCGCTGGGTCCGGCCGGTGACGTCGTCCCGATGAAGGTCCCCTCCACCCCGCCGGACTACGGCGCGGGGGTGGTGTCGGCGACCACCGGCGTGCTGGCCGCGGCCGGGGCGCAACCGGAAGCCGTCACCGCCATGCTGCACGGCACCACCGTGGCCACCAACGCGATCCTGGAGATGACCGGTGTCCGCACCGCGGTCGTCACCACCCGCGGCTTCCGTGACGTGCTGGAGCTCGGCCGGCTGCGGCGGCCGGTGCTCTACGACCTGTCCTGGTCCAAGCCGGTGCCCCTCGCCCGGCGCCGGCACCGGTACGAACTCGACCAGCGCATCACCGCCGACGGGCGGCTCGATCCGCCGGCCGACGACGACGAGGTCCGCGCCCTGGCCGCGCGCCTGCGGGCGGCGGAGATCCGGGCGGTGGCCGTGTGCCTGATCAACTCCTACGTCCGGCCCGACGAGGAACGCCGGGTCGCAGAGCTGCTGCGGGCCGAGCTGCCCGGCGTCTACGTCACCGCGTCGGTCGACGTGTCGCCTCAGCCGCACGAATTCGAGCGCACGAGCACCGCGACCGTCAACGCCTACGTCGGCCCGGCCGTGCACGGCTACCTCACCCGGCTGGAGGCCGGGCTGCGGGCGGCCGAGGTGACCGCACCGCTGCTGGTCATGCAGTCCAGCGGCGGGCTGCTGGACGCGGCCTCCGTCGCACAGCGGCCGGTGCAGATCATCGAATCCGGTCCCGCGGCCGGGGTGACCGCGGTGCAGAAGCTGGCCCAGCTGATCGGACTGTCCACAGTGGTCGCCTTCGACATGGGCGGGACCACGGCGAAGGCCTCCCTGATCGAGGACGGCGAACCGTTCGTCTCCGCCGACTACGAGGTCGGCGGCGGGATGAACGTCGCCCGCGGCCTCAGCTCCGGCGCCGGGTACCCGGTGCGCGCGCCCTCGATCGACATCGCCGAGGTCGGATCCGGTGGTGGCAGCATCATCTCCGTCGACCCGGCCGGCGCGCTGCACGTGGGTCCCGCCAGCGCCGGTTCGCGGCCCGGCCCGGCCTGCTACGGGCAGGGCGGTGAGCTGCCGACGCTGACCGACGCCAACGTGACGCTCGGGTACCTCAGCCCGCACGCCCTGGCCGGTGGCCGCGTGCCGGTCCACCCCGACCTGGCCGTGAAGGCGCTGAGCCCGGTCGCCGAGCAGCTCGGCGACGACGTGGCGGGCACCGCGCGGGGTGCCTACCAGGTGGCGGTGTCGAGTATGACGACCGCGGTCAAGGCGGTGACCAGCGAACGCGGCCGCGACCCGCGCGAGGCCACCATGGTCGCCTTCGGCGGCGCCGGTCCGCTCTACGCCGCCGCGCTGGCCCGCGAACTGGGCATCTCCACCGTGATCGTGCCCGTGTACCCGGGCCTGTTCAGCAGCCTGGGCCTGCTCGTCGCCGACACCGAACGGCACGAGCTCACCCCCTACCGGGACGAGTTCGCGCAGACCAGCGCGCTCGCCGCGGAGTTCGGCCGCCTCGCCGCGAAGGTGACCGACGAGCTGGGGCCGGACGCCGTGGTGGACCGGCTGCTGGACATGCGCTACCGCGGGCAGCGGTTCGAACTGCGCATCCGGGTGCCCGACGGTGACCTCACCGGCGACCTGCTCGCCGAGGTGCGGTCGCGGTTCCACGCCGAGCACAAGCGCACCTACGGCCGGGCCGGCACCGACGAACTGGTCGAGCTGGTCAACCTCCGGGTCCGCGGCCGGGTGCCCACCCCGGTGTCCATCGCCGACGTGCTGAGCCTGCCCGCCGCCGCCGACCGCGAACCCACCACCCGCGACTGCCGGTTCGCCGAGACCGTGCCGACCCCGGTCGTGGGACGGTCCGCCCTCGGCACCGAACCGGTGGCGGGACCGATGGTCATCGAGGACATGGACGCCACCACCCTCGTCCCGCCCGGTGCGCGGGTGCACCGCGACCGGTTCAACAACATCGTGATCACCTGGAGTGCCGCATGA
- a CDS encoding DsbA family oxidoreductase, which translates to MTNAPSTVHRPAAAPGTIQVWSDLLCPFAHVALHRLRVARDRLGLQDQVRIDHHAFPLELFNGPHPRPGTDSEAVGLGAIEPAAGFRLWTAADWLYPNTVLLANEAVAAAKAQGLGPAEDLDRALRRAFWVDNRTIGHRTVILEIAAETGTVDVGALTEALDTGRHRADVMADYAVAQTDEVNGSPHLFTADGTGVHNPGIAVHWEGPWASGFPVVDAHDADWADALLKKAAE; encoded by the coding sequence ATGACCAACGCACCGTCCACCGTCCACCGTCCCGCGGCCGCCCCGGGCACCATCCAGGTCTGGTCGGACCTGCTCTGCCCGTTCGCGCACGTCGCCCTGCACCGCCTCCGGGTGGCCCGCGACCGGCTGGGCCTGCAGGACCAGGTCCGGATCGACCACCACGCGTTCCCGCTGGAGCTGTTCAACGGTCCGCACCCGCGGCCGGGTACCGACAGCGAGGCCGTGGGTCTCGGCGCGATCGAACCGGCGGCCGGGTTCCGCCTGTGGACCGCGGCGGACTGGCTGTACCCGAACACCGTGCTGCTCGCCAACGAGGCGGTGGCCGCGGCCAAGGCGCAGGGCCTGGGCCCGGCCGAGGACCTGGACCGCGCGCTGCGCCGGGCGTTCTGGGTGGACAACCGCACGATCGGCCACCGCACGGTGATCCTGGAGATCGCCGCCGAGACCGGCACGGTCGACGTCGGCGCGCTCACCGAGGCGCTCGACACGGGCCGGCACCGCGCGGACGTGATGGCGGACTACGCGGTCGCGCAGACCGACGAGGTGAACGGCAGTCCGCACCTGTTCACCGCGGACGGCACCGGGGTGCACAACCCGGGCATCGCGGTGCACTGGGAAGGCCCGTGGGCCTCCGGTTTCCCGGTGGTGGACGCCCACGACGCGGACTGGGCCGACGCCCTGCTGAAGAAGGCGGCGGAGTAG
- a CDS encoding hydantoinase B/oxoprolinase family protein — MIRDAVTFEVFRNAVTGIADEMAITILRTAHSQLVASSMDFSAALCDAHGRVIAQANTLPVHLGSIPDAMEEIFAEFGDRIQPGDVYLLNDPSRGGMHLPDIFAVAPVFAGTALLGFAVTVVNHTDVGGWAAGSMAVQSTSIFAEGIQIPPSRLIEAGTTNETFLQLILRNVREPDLLRGDLESQLAACHTGAEGLRALAARHGVERLATLNDELLDYSETLLRAALAEAVPGTYEFTDHIDDDGLGSGPIPIAVKATLSGSGIELDFTGSAPQVDSALNATASFTRSASYAALQGVLAADIPANSGFYRPFTFVIPEASILNGQRPAARGARGLVGFRIIDAVLGALAPVFPARVPAAGDGGPDGIAIGVVGADGESAVLWDPLAGAWGARPDRDGVDGISSLGANLTNTPVEELERSGQLRIDGYGYLPDSGGAGRWRGGLATFRDMTLLAPEAAVQIRSDRRKFLPYGLAGGAPGTPSLNVLDPGGPGERVLESKPHFVMTAGTRHRHVTAGGGGHGHPFERAPERVLDDVLDGKVTREGAERDYGVVITADGVIDADATARLRGQR; from the coding sequence ATGATCCGCGACGCCGTGACCTTCGAGGTCTTCCGCAACGCCGTCACCGGGATCGCCGACGAAATGGCGATCACGATCCTGCGCACCGCGCACTCGCAGCTCGTCGCGTCCAGCATGGACTTCTCCGCGGCGCTGTGCGACGCCCACGGCCGCGTCATCGCCCAGGCCAACACCCTGCCGGTGCACCTGGGGTCCATTCCGGACGCGATGGAGGAGATCTTCGCCGAGTTCGGCGACCGGATCCAGCCCGGTGACGTCTACCTGCTCAACGACCCGTCCCGCGGCGGCATGCACCTGCCCGACATCTTCGCGGTTGCCCCGGTGTTCGCCGGCACCGCGCTCCTGGGGTTCGCGGTCACCGTCGTCAACCACACCGACGTGGGCGGCTGGGCCGCCGGTTCTATGGCCGTGCAGTCGACGAGCATCTTCGCCGAAGGCATCCAGATCCCGCCGTCGCGCCTGATCGAGGCCGGCACCACGAACGAGACCTTCCTGCAGCTCATCCTGCGCAACGTCCGCGAACCCGACCTGCTGCGCGGCGACCTCGAATCCCAGCTGGCGGCCTGCCACACCGGGGCCGAGGGGCTGCGTGCCCTCGCGGCGCGGCACGGTGTCGAACGGCTCGCCACCCTCAACGACGAACTGCTCGACTACTCCGAGACCCTGCTGCGCGCCGCGCTGGCCGAAGCGGTGCCGGGAACCTACGAGTTCACCGACCACATCGACGACGACGGGCTCGGCTCCGGGCCGATCCCGATCGCGGTGAAGGCGACGCTGTCCGGGTCCGGGATCGAGCTCGACTTCACCGGTTCGGCACCGCAGGTCGACTCCGCGCTCAACGCGACCGCATCGTTCACCCGCTCCGCCTCCTACGCGGCCCTGCAGGGTGTCCTCGCCGCCGACATCCCGGCCAACAGCGGCTTCTACCGGCCGTTCACCTTCGTCATCCCGGAGGCGTCGATCCTCAACGGACAACGCCCCGCCGCGCGCGGTGCCCGTGGCCTGGTGGGTTTCCGGATCATCGACGCGGTGCTCGGCGCGCTCGCCCCGGTGTTCCCCGCCCGGGTGCCCGCGGCCGGGGACGGCGGACCCGACGGGATCGCGATCGGCGTCGTCGGCGCGGACGGTGAATCCGCCGTGCTGTGGGATCCGCTGGCCGGCGCGTGGGGCGCCCGGCCGGACCGGGACGGGGTGGACGGGATCAGCTCGCTGGGCGCCAACCTGACCAACACCCCGGTCGAGGAACTGGAACGCTCCGGCCAGCTCCGCATCGACGGGTACGGCTACCTCCCGGACAGCGGCGGCGCGGGCCGGTGGCGCGGTGGTCTCGCGACCTTCCGCGACATGACGCTCCTGGCGCCCGAGGCCGCCGTGCAGATCAGGTCCGACCGGCGGAAGTTCCTGCCCTACGGACTGGCCGGCGGCGCGCCGGGAACACCCTCGCTCAACGTGCTCGACCCCGGTGGCCCCGGCGAACGGGTACTGGAGTCCAAACCGCACTTCGTCATGACCGCGGGCACCCGCCACCGCCACGTCACCGCCGGCGGCGGCGGCCACGGCCACCCGTTCGAACGTGCGCCGGAACGCGTCCTCGACGACGTCCTCGACGGCAAAGTGACCCGCGAGGGAGCCGAGCGGGACTACGGCGTCGTGATCACCGCGGATGGTGTGATCGACGCGGACGCCACCGCCCGGTTGCGCGGGCAGCGCTGA